The following proteins are co-located in the Purpureocillium takamizusanense chromosome 10, complete sequence genome:
- a CDS encoding uncharacterized protein (SMCOG1176:alkyl hydroperoxide reductase subunit~EggNog:ENOG503NYBG~COG:O~antiSMASH:Cluster_10.1), translated as MSVRRGVSIKSTLFGLAATMPSLAPPTLTMRFYLSAVSHLFLATQARACLASTASKVYTQSFHSNATINMPALDVLIIGGGPGGLAVATGLARQLYTAVVFDSGVYRNARTKHMHNVPTWDHRDPADFRAKARADILARYDTIQFEETKVESVRRTDNGRFEATDAKGTTWTGKKIVLASGVRDIYPDIPGYDDVWGRGVYHCLFCDGFEDRDSASAGVLAIGDIAKLPPALHLARMAKRLAKKVIIYTDGSKELSSQLVTALGNDTIISIDERRVTKLQKVNDDSSETIVHLDDGTSISHGFVVHKPKGQVSGPFVEQLGLEINEMGVIKTNQPFYETTVPGVFAVGDCAAPMPAVVNALAMGAFAAGGLVAQLGAE; from the exons atgtCAGTCAGACGTGGGGTTTCAATAAAATCGACGCTCTTTGGACTAGCAGCAacgatgccgtcgttggcgccgcctACATTAACCATGCGATTCTACCTCAGCGCCGTCTCACACCTCTTTCTGGCCACCCAAGCCCGCGCTTGTCTTGCATCGACAGCCTCCAAGGTGTACACACAGTCTTTCCACAGCAACGCTACAATCAACAtgcccgccctcgacgtgctcatcatcggtggcggccccggcggcctcgccgtcgcgacgggcctcgcgcggcagctctacacggccgtcgtcttcgactCGGGCGTCTACCGCAACGCCCGCACCAAGCACATGCACAACGTCCCGACCTGGGACCACCGCGACCCGGCGGACTTCCGGGCCAAGGCGCGTGCCGACATCCTTGCGCGCTACGACACGATCCAGTTTGAGGAGACCAAGGTAGAGTCGGTGCGCCGCACGGACAACGGGCGCTTCGAGGCCACCGACGCCAAGGGCACGACTTGGACTGGCAAGAAGATTGTCCTGGCCTCGGGGGTGCGCGACATCTACCCCGACATCCCTGGCTACGATGACGTCTGGGGACGCGGCGT CTACCACTGCCTGTTCTGCGATGGCTTCGAGGACCGCGactccgcctcggccggcgtcctcgccattGGCGACATTGCCAAGCTGCCTCCCGCCCTGCACCTCGCCCGCATGGCGAAGCGGCTCGCCAAAAAGGTCATCATCTACACCGATGGCTCCAAGGAGTTGTCCAGCCAGCTCGTGACGGCGCTGGGCAACGACACCATCATATCCATtgacgagcgccgcgtcACAAAGCTCCAAAAGGTCAACGATGACTCGTCCGAGACGATTGTgcatctcgacgacggcacgagCATCTCGCACGGGTTTGTG GTCCACAAGCCCAAGGGCCAAGTCAGCGGCCCCTTTGTAGAGCAGCTGGGCCTGGAGATCAATGAGATGGGGGTCATCAAGACGAACCAGCCCTTCTACGAGACAACTGTTCCTGGAGTCTTTGCGGTCGGGGACTGTGCGGCGCCCATGCCTGCCGTGGTGAATgcgttggcgatgggcgcgtttgccgccggtggcctcgtcgcccagcttgGAGCCGAGTGA
- a CDS encoding putative secondary metabolism biosynthetic enzyme (SMCOG1019:aminotransferase~COG:T~EggNog:ENOG503NXMV~antiSMASH:Cluster_10.1) → MAELSSRMQKTASAILPKIAATIAERTSATRKIDLATAENWLLRPEIVEICKTAIQENLTEAKLSYPDGFGGDPKLQEAFAAFFNKYFDPVSRVETRDIVVTPGASSCLDSLLFSLCEVGDSVLVLAPYWSGFDFHFVLRPNINIIPVYTDAVCLLDQPEDLLSESLVPALQRAIENCDDEDCVKALVITNPHNPIARCYPRHILQEAIHWCAERGLHYISDEVYAISDFSATESLPETNGVTSLGENGGGTPEATAVNGSKEHHAVPFVSALALELEADKTPPISVIWSTSKDLGSSGFRMGVHVSRRRPVSSETNGDSSEAYATVAGPSLLTTSLGLLSTTQLPTISMLVTSALLTSDSFDALVAQNRQRLREHHKIMSRRLQKWGVPFIPATSGPYVLAYLGVKVGDLQRRSRDETAAASSSQGQQEDDPTNMKRRRMSVSGHEGEDVIDVLRREASVLVSPGKSFHMRGKSDTPEPMDGWARINFAMPAEVLEDALNRIGKTLGLE, encoded by the exons ATGGCGGAACTATCGTCGCGAATGCAAAAGACAGCCTCGGCCATCCTACCCAAGATCGCCGCCACGATTGCAGAGCGTACAAGCGCCACGCGCAAGATTGACCTCGCAACAGCAGAGAACTGGCTGCTACGCCCAGAAATTGTCGAGATTTGCAAGACCGCCATCCAGGAGAACTTGACGGAGGCG AAACTGTCGTATCCGGATGGATTTGGTGGCGACCCCAAGCTGCAAGAGGCCTTTGCCGCGTTCTTCAACAAATACTTTGACCCCGTGTCCAGGGTAGAGACTAGGGACATTGTCGTCACGCCCGGGGCAAGCAGCTGCCTGGACTCGCTACTGTTTAGTCTCTGCGAAGTAGGCGACAGTGTCCTGGTGTTGGCACCGTACTGGA GTGGATTCGACTTTCACTTCGTGCTCCGCCCAAACATCAATATCATCCCGGTGTATACCGATGCTGTGTGCCTACTAGACCAGCCGGAAGACCTGCTCTCGGAGTCACTGGTTCCGGCACTCCAAAGAGCAATCGAGAACTGTGATGACGAGGACTGTGTCAAGGCCTTGGTGATAACGAACCCTCACAATCCGATTGCTCGGTGCTACCCCAGACACATCTTGCAGGAGGCAATCCACTGGTGTGCTGAGCGCGGGCTGCATTACATCTCTGATGAAGTCTATGCAATCTCGGACTTTTCAGCGACGGAGAGTTTGCCTGAGACAAATGGAGTGACGAGTCTTGGGGAGAATGGTGGCGGGACACCAGAGGCTACCGCTGTCAACGGATCAAAGGAGCACCACGCTGTGCCGTTTGTTTCTGCCcttgcgctcgagctcgaggccgatAAGACGCCTCCAATTAGTGTCATCTGGAGCACCTCAAAGGACCTTGGATCAAGTGGGTTCCGCATGGGCGTTCATGTGTCGAGACGACGCCCAGTGAGCAGTGAGACAAACGGAGACTCATCGGAGGCTTACGCGACAGTTGCAGGGCCTTCGCTCCTCACAACGTCCCTTGGCCTCTTGTCGACAACTCAACTTCCGACCATTTCCATGTTAGTTACGTCTGCCCTGCTGACCTCTGATTCATTCGatgcgctcgtcgcccagaACCGACAGCGACTGCGGGAACATCACAAGATTATGTCTCGCCGGCTGCAGAAATGGGGTGTGCCTTTTATTCCAGCGACGAGCGGCCCGTACGTGCTCGCATATCTTGGGGTTAAGGTCGGGGAtctgcagcggcgcagcCGTGACGAGACTGCggctgcatcgtcatcccaAGGCCAACAGGAAGATGATCCGACCAACATGAAGCGACGAAGGATGTCTGTCTCGGGGCACGAGGGTGAGGATGTCATTGATGTGCTGCGGCGTGAGGCCTCGGTGCTCGTCTCTCCTGGCAAGAGTTTCCATATGCGCGGGAAAAGCGACACTCCAGAGCCGATGGACGGATGGGCGAGAATCAATTTCGCGATGCCGGCTGAGGTGCTAGAGGATGCGCTGAATCGCATTGGGAAAACATTGGGACTTGAATGA
- a CDS encoding uncharacterized protein (EggNog:ENOG503P20X~SMCOG1193:glutathione S-transferase~COG:O~antiSMASH:Cluster_10.1) produces the protein MATAAVTMTSTNDDLAHMKNPDVVEGDPEFDGRVIIYVIKADETSYINYIKPLILARELNAPHLLAIIDTHSQWYYSIHPERYVPAIRDRDPVTGEDAVVFEGTACIQYLADRFDKDGDWTGRTAAEKAAVMSWTEYQTAGIGATAKYWLYFLRGYPTRANPVQLPRTIEKLHSNTLKQWDVLEQQLSKPGQDYVAVGHRPTLADLAYYPFAMPWMFKFLSVDIKDWPHIEQWAARMSARPAFKAVLESAPTIGH, from the exons ATGGCAACCGCGGCCGTGACTATGACCAGCACCAACGACGATCTAGCCCACATGAAGAACCCTGATGTTGTCGAAGGGGATCCCGAGTTTGACGGGAGGGTTATAATCTACGTCATCAAAG CCGACGAGACTTCGTACATCAACTACATCAAGCCACTCATTCTGGCGCGAGAACTGAACGCCCCGCACCTTCTGGCCATCATTGACACGCACAGCCAGTGGTACTATTCCATCCACCCTGAGCGTTACGTGCCGGCCATCCGCGACAGGGACCCGGTCACCGGGGAAGACGCCGTCGTTTTTGAAGGCACGGCATGTATCCAGTACCTTGCCGACCGGTTCGACAAGGATGGCGATTGGACTGGCCGGACGGCAGCTGAAAAGGCGGCCGTCATGTCCTGGACCGAGTACCAGACCGCCGGGATAGG CGCCACCGCCAAGTACTGGCTCTATTTTCTGCGCGGATACCCCACCAGAGCAAACCCAGTCCAGCTGCCTCGCACCATTGAGAA GCTTCACTCCAACACCCTGAAGCAATGGGACGTgttggagcagcagctgtcAAAGCCCGGGCAGGATTATGTTGCGGTGGGCCACCGCCCGACGCTGGCCGACCTGGCCTACTACCCATTCGCCATGCCGTGGATGTTCAAGTTCCTCAGCGTGGACATCAAGGACTGGCCGCACATTGAGCAGTGGGCCGCGAGGAtgtcggcgcggccggcgttCAAGGCCGTGCTGGAGTCCGCACCAACCATTGGGCACTGA
- a CDS encoding uncharacterized protein (SMCOG1034:cytochrome P450~COG:Q~EggNog:ENOG503P1FT~antiSMASH:Cluster_10.1), with amino-acid sequence MERQLAALAPVRESLFQYFLKGGVTRYEWSKYLPTAANRDLAEFKSRWATFNRQARTRAHTNTPIATYYSAIDEGTLDEESILHTLDEALFANLDVTLGGISWNLVFLAAYPDVQTRLRAEVAEERAKARDGSIFESYILRSDTYVAACISESSRLRPLAAFSVPQAAPTGRVVGGYYFPPGTNFIIDSYALNQRNEYWGEDAEKYHPERFLERSAVKDRYNFWRFGFGPRQCMGKFVADMMIRVLLIHLVENYDLGMLDADKEWERDPENWINHPLMKLRCELRRTKGDGT; translated from the coding sequence ATGGAGAGACAACTTGCAGCCCTGGCGCCAGTACGAGAGAGCCTCTTCCAGTACTTTCTCAAAGGCGGCGTTACCCGATATGAGTGGTCCAAGTATCTCCCAACGGCTGCGAATCGAGACCTCGCAGAGTTCAAGTCCCGCTGGGCGACCTTCAATCGGCAGGCACGCACTCGAGCTCACACCAACACCCCGATTGCAACATACTATAGTGCTATCGACGAGGGTACACTGGACGAGGAATCCATTCTTCATACCCTAGATGAAGCGCTCTTCGCCAATCTAGACGTCACGCTGGGCGGCATATCGTGGAACCTGGTGTTCCTTGCCGCATACCCCGACGTGCAAACTCGGCTTCGCGCAGAAGTTGCTGAAGAGCGCGCAAAGGCTCGCGATGGCAGCATCTTCGAATCCTACATTCTGCGTTCCGATACGTACGTTGCAGCGTGCATCTCGGAGTCCTCCCGACTGCGGCCGCTGGCTGCCTTTTCGGTGCCACAGGCCGCACCAACAGGAAGGGTAGTGGGAGGGTACTATTTTCCTCCTGGCACCAACTTCATCATTGATTCATATGCGCTGAATCAGCGCAACGAGTACTGGGGCGAGGATGCGGAAAAGTATCACCCGGAAAGGTTTCTCGAAAGGAGCGCTGTCAAAGACAGGTACAACTTCTGGCGCTTCGGCTTTGGACCGCGGCAGTGCATGGGAAAATTTGTTGCGGACATGATGATAAGGGTACTACTGATACACTTGGTCGAAAACTATGATCTCGGGATGCTTGACGCGGATAAGGAGTGGGAAAGGGATCCCGAAAACTGGATCAATCACCCGTTGATGAAGTTGAGGTGCGAGTTGAGGCGGACCAAGGGCGACGGTACGTAG
- a CDS encoding uncharacterized protein (COG:Q~SMCOG1034:cytochrome P450~antiSMASH:Cluster_10.1~EggNog:ENOG503NYFU~TransMembrane:1 (o16-37i)): MGAIHRLLHDVESIQLMSPVSLGAIAAVIALGLVYLWRSRPKPHNLPVVKVTGNNVVETLEEAHEKHPNEPFMLSLPGMDMAVLPDSEIETIRGLPETDVSIKKHHYDVFLGEYSYMGTKADEFDSTMRNVLTRNTPAVLASFTAEVEYAVNKMIGPCKEWTAVKPRYAMSRIASIMSGRAFVGLPLSRQEEWVEATVDYTAGVSRAWLVLRLIPWPIRFFVAPFLSQVKALKQQRTINEQKLAPVIAEKRSGAKKDKRVPGGDMLEWFISQYSQPPNAQQLGRDQLLATFASIYNLSNALSYIIFDLAALDPEDVELMREEVLQHVPADGRIDKMNLPKLKRLDSFAKESQRLSPPSLVNIPRIVTNPNGLHCSTGHVLPQGTRMTIHAHAINQNPELYPNPAEFQPFRFSKLRETPGNEHKFQHATTGIDNINFGHGIWACPGRFFASAEIKVVLAYILRHYDVKLKPGELKPKQQHFGLAILPDPTAEVLFKARQ, translated from the exons ATGGGCGCAATTCACCGACTCCTCCACGACGTTGAAAGCATTCAGCTGATGAGCCCAGTATCACTGGGCGCTATAGCAGCTGTAATCGCGCTGGGCCTGGTGTACCTGTGGAGGTCTCGCCCAAAGCCCCATAACCTTCCTGTCGTCAAGGTCACTGGGAACAATGTCGTCGAGACGCTAGAAGAGGCACATGAAAAG CATCCCAATGAGCCCTTCATGCTCTCTCTTCCTGGCATGGATATGGCTGTTTTGCCAGACTCTGAGATTGAGACGATAAGAGGTCTGCCTGAAACCGATGTATCAATCAA GAAGCACCACTATGACGTTTTCCTGGGCGAGTACTCCTACATGGGTACAAAAGCCGACGAGTTTGACAGCACCATGCGAAACGTATTGACTCGGAATACTCCTGCGGTCTTGGCATCTTTTACCGCCGAGGTCGAATATGCCGTGAACAAGATGATCGGCCCCTGCAAGGAGTGGACCGCCGTCAAACCCAGATACGCCATGTCGAGGATCGCTTCCATCATGTCCGGCCGTGCTTTTGTCGGGCTGCCTCTGAGCCGACAGGAAGAATGGGTTGAGGCGACGGTTGACTATACCGCCGGCGTCTCGCGAGCTTGGCTCGTACTCAGGCTCATTCCTTGGCCCATTCGCTTCTTCGTCGCCCCCTTCCTTTCCCAAGTGAAGGCTCTAAAGCAGCAAAGGACCATCAACGAACAGAAACTAGcccccgtcatcgccgaaAAGCGATCTGGTGCCAAGAAAGACAAGAGGgtgccgggcggcgacatgctCGAGTGGTTCATTTCTCAGTACTCTCAGCCGCCGAacgcgcagcagcttggCCGAGACCAGCTTCTCGCGACCTTTGCTTCAATCTACAATCTTTCAAATGCCCTGTCGTACATTATCTTTGATCTAGCGGCGCTCGACCCGGAGGATGTCGAGCTCATGCGAGAGGAGGTGCTTCAGCACgtccccgccgacggcagAATCGACAAGATGAACCTACCCAAGCTCAAGAGACTGGACAGCTTCGCGAAAGAGTCGCAGCGGCTTTCGCCTCCATCGCTTG TGAACATCCCCCGTATTGTTACCAATCCCAACGGACTCCACTGTTCCACTGGCCATGTACTTCCGCAAGGCACTCGTATGACCATCCACGCGCATGCCATCAACCAAAATCCAGAGCTCTATCCAAACCCTGCGGAATTTCAGCCTTTCCGCTTCTCGAAGCTACGAGAAACGCCTGGAAATGAGCACAAGTTCCAGCATGCGACCACTGGCATTGACAACATCAACTTTGGGCACGGGATTTGGGCTTGCCCAGGCCGCTTCTTTGCCAGCGCGGAGATCAAAGTGGTGCTGGCGTACATTCTCCGCCACTACGACGTGAAGCTGAAGCCTGGGGAGCTGAAgcccaagcagcagcatttTGGGCTAGCCATTCTACCTGATCCAACCGCCGAGGTTCTTTTCAAGGCGAGACAGTAG
- a CDS encoding Membrane dipeptidase (COG:O~EggNog:ENOG503NUTJ~antiSMASH:Cluster_10.1~MEROPS:MER0032370~TransMembrane:2 (o181-198i219-236o)), with amino-acid sequence MADTVWYFAYGSNMKSIVMERRGMTPLDVKRLVIPSHILTFDIFGVPYTEPAMASIAERETIAAGQQAGRPSQQPPPPVHGIGYLLSAGDFRNLVVSEGAGTAYTEVELQARILDASEEGDMLAVRTLVGRYPFRPNPLPSARYLGLLIDGAQEHGLPDSYRYYLTSLPSYTKSLSPMEALGARIFLGLWMPIITWTMKRIKTAARGTESGRSNSRSGVFIYVFVFLAILNTSQRMEDPSPRARAFSLLEQVPLIDGHNDFAYMVRGWFRNNLSQPDFDIHAMPIGQTDIGRLRKGKLGGQFWSAFVPWYATVHTSPMALYLMTSYSPKDGDSKDTVLLSTLQQIDLLHGIFEQYPRTFTFVTQSSEILPAFRAGRLVSLLGIEGLHQIGGSPSVLRMLYRLGVRYATLCHNKANEFADSSTAESVHGGLSRFGRKVVQEMNRIGMIVDLAHTSHDAQLDAMKHSEAPVIFSHSSCYELCPNPRNVRDEVLHKLKANRGLIMICFIPSLVTPQETEQQGISGDHKPPSVASVVDHIIYVGKTIGYAHVGIGSDFDGMLEGPPDLDDTSYFPSIIEELLRRGVDEDNVKLVMGLNVIRVMEEVESVSRVAQNIDQWDILCDDIASPWTDEQVSLLVARGSLRNTNGTGNFH; translated from the exons ATGGCCGACACAGTTTGGTACTTTGCCTACGGCTCGAACATGAAGTCCATCGTTATGGAGCGGCGGGGAATGACGCCTCTCGATGTCAAGCGGCTCGTCATTCCCTCCCACATACTCACGTTTGACATCTTCGGGGTGCCGTACACTGAGCCGGCCATGGCAAGCATCGCTGAACGCGAGACAATAGCGGCGGGCCAGCAAGCGGGCCGCCCCAGCCAACAGCCTCCGCCACCCGTGCATGGCATCGGTTACCTCTTGTCAGCGGGCGACTTCAGAAACCTCGTGGTCTCCGAAGGCGCCGGGACGGCTTACACCGAGGTGGAGCTACAGGCTCGGATTCTTGATGCCAGTGAAGAAGGCGACATGCTTGCGGTCCGCACCCTGGTCGGCCGGTATCCTTTCCGGCCCAATCCACTGCCAAGTGCGCGCTATCTT GGTCTTTTGATTGATGGGGCGCAAGAGCATGGCCTCCCCGACTCGTACCGATACTACCTCACATCCCTGCCCAGCTACACAAAGTCTCTGTCCCCGATGGAGGCTCTCGGCGCTCGCATCTTTCTCGGGCTGTGGATGCCCATCATTACCTGGACGATGAAGCGCATCAAGACTGCCGCCCGGGGCACGGAATCGGGCCGATCGAACTCGCGTTCGGGCGTGTTC ATCTACGTTTTTGTGTTTCTAGCCATCCTCAACACATCTCAGAGAATGGAGGATCCTTCGCCGCGAGCTCGTGCCTTCAGCCTTCTTGAGCAAGTTCCCCTCATCG ATGGTCATAATGACTTCGCCTACATGGTGCGCGGATGGTTTCGGAACAACCTTAGCCAACCAGACTTCGacatccatgccatgccgaTTGGGCAGACTGACATAGGGAGACTGCGCAAAGGCAAGCTTGGTGGCCAATTCTGGAGCGCCTTCGTGCCATGGTATGCCACTGTTCACACGAGCCCCATGGCGTTGTATTTAATGACTAGCTATAGCCCAAAAGATGGCGACAGCAAGGATACTGTTCTATTGTCAACTCTCCAACAGATTGACCTATTGCATGGTATCTTTGAGCAGTACCCGCGCACCTTCACATTTGTGACGCAATCATCGGAAATTCTCCCTGCGTTCAGGGCTGGCAGGCTGGTCAGCCTGCTTGGGATCGAAGGCCTTCACCAAATTGGCGGTAGTCCCAGCGTGCTGCGGATGCTGTACCGACTCGGGGTGCGGTATGCCACCCTATGTCATAACAAAGCCAACGAATTTGCCGACAGCTCT ACAGCGGAAAGTGTCCATGGGGGACTGTCAAGGTTTGGAAGAAAGGTCGTGCAAGAGATGAACAGGATCGGCAT GATCGTCGATTTAGCTCACACCAGTCACGACGCACAGCTCGATGCTATGAAGCACAGCGAGGCTCCGGTCATTTTCTCGCACTCGTCGTG CTACGAGCTTTGTCCCAATCCCCGAAACGTTCGAGACGAAGTGCTTCATAAGCTAAAGGCAAACCGCGGCCTCATCATGATTTGTTTCATCCCCTCACTTGTCACTCCACAGGAGACGGAACAGCAGGGCATATCGGGAGATCACAAACCTCCAAGCGTGGCTTCTGTCGTTGATCATATCATATACGTGGGCAAGACTATTGGATACGCCCACGTGGGCATCGGATCCGACTTTGACGGAATGCTCGAGGGCCCGCCAGACCTGGACGACACGTCCTACTTCCCGAGCATAATTGAAGAGCTCCTCAGGCGTGGAGTGGACGAGGACAATGTTAAGCTGGTGATGGGATTGAACGTAATCCGTGTGATGGAGGAGGTTGAGAGCGTGAGCAGAGTGGCGCAAAATATCGACCAGTGGGATATCCTTTGCGATGATATCGCGTCCCCTTGGACTGATGAGCAAGTTTCACTGTTGGTGGCCAGAGGTTCACTACGGAACACGAATGGGACAGGAAACTTCCACTAG